One segment of Pleuronectes platessa chromosome 21, fPlePla1.1, whole genome shotgun sequence DNA contains the following:
- the fam53b gene encoding protein FAM53B: protein MCVAMVIIYKKTLEKKGADDVRSKRTDLGSFQAQTMSQGTALFSCGLMETSRWHEVGHSCAIQQRPVGTSLESLWDVLPEVHKSSAHWEWDVGSTSSTISSLLQDLSLTEAAASHSTAPPSKRQCRSLSCSDELGGCRSTWRPQGSRVWTTVEKRRCHSGGSVQRSIVGNVQLGFPAMQRSSSFSLPARSNTLELPCFSQRLPCPSAFTGLTPSSSMPLSPEPPVQPLYLSHEQICLPEPCGPSPLSSPDSTPELERRGGQGGLPRSRSQPCVLNDKKIGVKRRRPADTHKQRPSLDLAKMTQKLRNFHSLSCPGITGEDSCESSQAPPTLMSSAQQANGCQPETKEGETTGNMPSDPTIEEVEWNSTDCGDVTPGTTNGKDNEPLWAELCSMRKDMYQLGGELDIEQIERN, encoded by the exons ATgtgtgttgccatggtgatcATTTATAAGAAAACACTGGAAAAGAAGGGGGCCGACGATGTGAGATCCAAAAGGACCGATTTGGGCTCG TTCCAGGCACAGACCATGAGCCAGGGGACGGCACTTTTCTCTTGTGGACTCATGG AGACCAGTCGGTGGCACGAGGTGGGTCATAGCTGTGCTATACAGCAGAGGCCAGTAGGAACCAGCCTGGAGAGCCTGTGGGATGTCCTGCCTGAGGTGCACAAGAGTTCAGCCCACTGGGAGTGGGATGTCGGCTCCACTTCAAGCACAATCAGCAGCTTGCTGCAGGACCTTAGCCTGACTGAGGCCGCAGCGTCACACTCGACTGCGCCTCCCAGCAAGCGGCAGTGCCGGTCCCTGTCTTGCTCAGATGAACTCGGTGGTTGCCGTTCTACCTGGCGCCCTCAGGGCTCTCGTGTGTGGACGAcagtggagaagaggaggtgccACAGCGGCGGCAGCGTTCAGCGCAGCATTGTTGGCAACGTGCAGCTCGGCTTCCCAGCCATGCAGCGTAGCTCCAGCTTCAGCCTGCCGGCCCGCTCCAACACCCTGGAGCTGCCCTGCTTCTCCCAGCGTCTCCCCTGCCCCTCAGCTTTCACTGGCCtgacaccctcctcctccatgcccCTATCCCCAGAGCCCCCAGTGCAGCCCCTCTACCTCTCTCATGAACAGATCTGCCTTCCCGAGCCCTGTGGACCCTCTCCACTCAGCTCCCCGGACTCCACTCCAGAGCTGGAGCGTCGTGGTGGACAGGGGGGTCTCCCTCGCAGTCGCTCACAGCCTTGTGTCCTCAACGACAAGAAGATCGGTGTGAAGCGCAGGAgaccagctgacacacacaaacagaggccTTCACTGGATCTGGCAAAGATGACCCAG AAACTTCGGAATTTCCACAGCCTTAGCTGCCCCGGAATCACAGGCGAAGACAGCTGCGAGtccagccaggccccccccaccctcatgAGCAGCGCTCAGCAGGCAAATGGTTGTCAGCCTGAGACCAAAGAGGGTGAGACAACCGGGAACATGCCGTCGGACCCCACGATTGAGGAAGTGGAGTGGAACTCCACAGACTGCGGGGATGTAACACCGGGAACGACCAACGGGAAGGACAATGAGCCTCTGTGGGCGGAGCTGTGCAGCATGAGGAAGGACATGTACCAGCTCGGAGGCGAGCTCGACATTGAGCAAATTGAGAGGAACTGA